In Actinomycetota bacterium, the sequence CCCAAGCCGATGATGAACACACTCCCGATGCCCCAGATATCAGTCCCGGTGTAGTCGGGGCTGAACATCTGAATCGAACTGGCAACGAAAGCAAAGGCCAGCATCAATCCGCCGAGCAGGGGCAGCAAGAACTTCACCAAGAATGCCTGCCAACTCGTGAAGACCTCATGGCGGAAATACCAGACACATGAGAATCCAGTGAGGGCGTAGTAGAAGGCAATGGCGAGTGAGATCGACAGGATGGTGTCCTGCAGGACAGAGTCAGAGATGATCGACATCACGACGTAGTACGACAGCCCGATCGCACACGTGACGAATGTCGAGAAGCCAGGCGTCATGTACTTGGGATGCACACGGGCGAACTGGTGAGGCAGCGCCTTGTAGGTAGCCATCGAAAGAGTTCCTCGAGCCGTGGGCAGGATCGTGGTTTGAGCTGACGCTGCTGCCGAGAGCAAGGTCACGATCAGGATGAACTGCGTTCCCCAGGGGCCAATCAACGGCAGGGCAATGGCGTGAAACACGTCATTTTGAATGGCCGGATTGTTCAGACCTGTCCCCGTGTCTCCCAGGCCCGCGTAAGCCACCACCGCAGTAGTCACCGACAAGTAGCCCACCAACAGAATCACAGTCGCGATGAGTGCAGCCCGGCCCGGAGTCTTCTTCGGGTCTTTCGTCTCCTCGTTGATGGCCAAGATCGCATCCCAGCCCCAGTAGATGAACAGACACAGCAGACTGGCCTGGACAAAATCTCCCAGTTGCATTCCGAAGGGGCTGAACCAAGCAAGTTCTGGCTTGAGTGACGCGGGGTTGCTGTGAGTGACATAAACAGCCCCGCATGCAGCGACTGCGAGCATCGCCATGGCGATGTACTGCAGTGCCACCAGGACCATCTGAGTCCAAGCGGCAAT encodes:
- a CDS encoding APC family permease is translated as MGLASTAPVFSLAATIGFVAAIAGVKAPACMLVAFIPMLFTAYAYRELNAAVPDCGTTFTWATKAFGPYAGWMGGWAVAVTGIVFLGNAAEVTGQYLFQILGMGGLVGNRFAVACVGVVFILVMSYIAYRGINIAAWTQMVLVALQYIAMAMLAVAACGAVYVTHSNPASLKPELAWFSPFGMQLGDFVQASLLCLFIYWGWDAILAINEETKDPKKTPGRAALIATVILLVGYLSVTTAVVAYAGLGDTGTGLNNPAIQNDVFHAIALPLIGPWGTQFILIVTLLSAAASAQTTILPTARGTLSMATYKALPHQFARVHPKYMTPGFSTFVTCAIGLSYYVVMSIISDSVLQDTILSISLAIAFYYALTGFSCVWYFRHEVFTSWQAFLVKFLLPLLGGLMLAFAFVASSIQMFSPDYTGTDIWGIGSVFIIGLGSLAVGIVVMLLWQLHQPEFFRGETLRQDTPVLAPDA